CTTCCGGTTTTGGGTTTGGTTCTTCGCGACGAAGTCAAAAATATAGCGGACCTTTAAAAGGTGAAAATTTAACTGCCCGAATTTATATTAGCTTTATTGAGTCAATTTTAGGGACAAAAGTCAGCCAAAAACTTACTAAATATTCTCAGTGCGATCAGTGTAAAGGTACAGGTGCCAATTCTGACTCAGACATAAAAACTTGTTCAAACTGTCATGGACAAGGGGTTCAAAACGAAATTATTAACATTCCCGGATTTGGTCGCATGCAAAACCAAACAACTTGCTCGGTGTGTTCAGGAAGTGGAAAAACTGTTACAAAAAGTTGCAAAAAGTGCCGTGGAAAAACAATAATTGAGACCAAAGAAGAAATTGAAATTTCAATTCCCGCCGGAATTAGAGATGGAATGTTCATTCGGGTTGCAGGATTTGGTGGCCCTGGTCACAAAGGTGGACCTTCTGGCGATCTAAATATCGAAATTAATATTCGCCCGCACAAATACTTTTCAAGATCAGGAAATGATATTCATGTAGAGATGCCAGTTTCGATAGTTGATATTATTAATGAAAATAAAGTTGAGGTTCCTAGTCCAACTGGAATGAAAAGTCTGCAACTTTATAGTCATTATAAGTCAGGTCAGACGGTAATTATTGCCCGAGCAGGTGCGCCTGATCCCCAAAATCAAAGAATAATCGGTGATTTACGGGTAAAATTAGTTTTTTATGTTCCTGAATTTAACAGCAGACAAAAAAACGAACTCAACCAAGTTTTTAGCCAAATAAAAGATAAAGTCAAGACAAAATGGCTAAAAGAGTTTCAATAATTTAAAAAACAATTTATAATTCTAAATAAATTGTTTAGGGAATCAATTTTATATGTCTTTTAAAAAAATAAATATTGCAATTGACGGACCTTCAGGGGTTGGAAAATCTAGTATTGCCAAACAAATAGCACTCAAATTTGACTATTTATTTATAAATACAGGTGCACTTTATCGTGCAGTTGCCTTATTTTGCCAAAATCACAAAATTAATGCTGAAAAAGAGACTCAAGTAACAAAAAAATGAGATCCTAATGTTTTGTTACTTGATGAAAAAGGTGATGTTTGGCTTGAAAATCAAAATGTAACTGAACTGCTACGTGATGATTTAATTTCAAAAAATGCGGCAATAATCGCTCAGTATGGCAAAATTCGCGCTGATATTACCCAGCTTTTACACGATTTTCAAAGAAATAACAAAGGAATTGTCGTTGAAGGTCGCGATACAACTTATAATATTATGCCAGATGCAGATTTAAAAATTTTTCTATGAGGCGATGCCCAAACGCGCGCAAAAAGGCGCTTAAAGCAAAATGCTTGTTTAAATTTGGAAACCAATTTTCCTGAAGTTCTAAAATCAATCGAGCGCCGCGATTATCTTGATATGTCACGAAAAATTAATCCACTAAAAAAAACGATTGATTCAATTTTTATTGACACAACCAATTTTAATCAAGATGAAATTGTCGAGCAAATTTCAAAACTAGTCATGAGAAAAATTTCGCAACTGGAAAATTAATTTCTTTTTTACTTTAATTATGAAAAACTTAGTCGCCCTTGTTGGCAAAGCAAATGTCGGAAAATCAACACTTTTTAATCGAATAGTTGGAAAAAAAATTTCAATTACCGATCCGACCCCTGGTGTTACAAGAGACCGAATTTACGAAAATGCGCACTGAAATAGCAAGGATTTTACTTTAATTGATACAGGTGGAATTCAAATTGAAACCAAAAATTTTCAAGAACTAATCAGAATCCAACTCCAAATTGCAATCGAAGAAGCCCAAATTTTAATTTGAGTTCTTGATGGAACAGCCGGAATTGACTCAGAAGATCATTTTGTCCTGAATTTATTGCGAAAATCGCAAAAAAAGATAATTTTAGTGGCAAATAAACTTGATAATTCCAAAAATTTTGATCCAAGTATTTATGAACTTGGATTTGAAAAAATTTTTGGAATTTCAGCCCTGCACGGTCAAGGTGTTGGTGATCTTCTTGATTTTTTGGTCAGCAATTTTGAAAAAACTGCCAAAAACCAGCAATCTTTTTTTAAATTAGCAATCATCGGTAGGCCTAATGCCGGAAAATCTAGCCTTTTAAATCGAATTTTAGGTCAAAATCGTTCAATAATTTCTGACATTCCCGGAACTACGCGCGATTCGATTTCGGGACTGTGAAAATTAGAAGGCCAGACTTTTGAAATAATTGATACTGCTGGAATCAAAAAAAAATCTAAACTAGTAGAATCTGTCGATTTTTACGCACTTATACGGGCTTTTCGGTCTTTGGATGATGCTGATCTTAGTTTAATTTTAATTGATGCTACCCAAGATATTCATCATTTTGACCTTAGAATTGCTGGATATGCCTGAGAAAGAAACAAACCGATTATAATTGTTATTAATAAATGAGACTTGATCGAGAAAAATACCTTAACTCAACAGCAATTTGTTAAAAAAGTGCGTGAAAAATTTAAATTTCTCGATTGAGCCCCAATAGTTTTTATTTCAGCAAAAACCGGTGAAAAAATTCACAAACTTGCTGAACAAATTTTTGAAACTAAAAAAAATTTGTCAAAAAAAATACCAACAAACCACTTAAATCAATTTTTAATGGAAATTCAGCTAATTCAACCTCACCCGAATGTCAATGGAAAAAAGGTATTTTTTAATTTTATTAGTCAAATTAGTGCTAAAATTCCGAGTTTTGTCTTTTTTGTAACTGACAAAAATTTGGTTCATTTTTCATATCAGCGCTATATTGATAACCAAATTCGAAAATATTTTGATTTTTTTGGCTGTCCAATAAAAATTATTTATAAAAATATAAAAAAAAGTGGTAAAATAAGTTAAAATTAAAGCGATTTAATAAGAATGGAGCACAAAAAATGAACAAAAAAGAACTAATCGAACAAATTGCTAACGAAACAAATTTGCCTGTGAAAAATGTTGAGCTTGTTTTAAATCAATTTTTTGGAATAACAGCTGATGTTGTAAAAAAACAAGGCAAATTGGTTATAAATTCTTTTGGAACATTCCAAGGAGTTTTTAAACCTGCCTCTTCATCTTTTAATCCGCTCACCAAAAGTCAGATTACAGTCGAAGCTAAAACAACAATAAGATTCAAACCTTCAAAAGTTTTAAAAGATTATATTGCCTAAAAAAGGTTGTAAATGTTCAAAAAAAAACGAAAAAAAGGTAATTTTAAGTACAAAACTGCAAATCAAGTAATATATGGCAATGTTGTTTTACAAAAACTAAAAGAAATTAAGTACGGTAAAAAAATAGCCCTATTTTTACTTCTTTTTACTCTGGTTGCTGTCCTAGCTTTAATAATTATTTTTATTGTTTTTCATTTTGCTGGAAGCGGAAATAATATCCAGGAAGTCGTTTCGCGAAACTAAATGGAAAATACAAAAATTCGCAATTTTGCAATAATTGCTCATATTGATCATGGAAAATCCACTCTAGCCGACCGAATTCTTGAGTTTACAAACACAGTTTCAAAGCGTGAATTAAAAGATCAGCATCTTGATTCAATGGACCTTGAAAAAGAACGAGGCATCACAATCAAACTAAATGCTGTTCAAATACGTTATAATTCTTATATTTTTCACCTAATTGACACCCCAGGACATGTCGATTTTACTTATGAGGTTTCCCGGTCACTTGCTGCAACTGAAGGTGCACTGCTTTTAGTTGATGCAAGTCAAGGAATTCAAGCCCAAACTTTAGCAAATGTTTATTTAGCCCTTGAGAATAATTTAGAAATAATTCCAATTATCAATAAAATTGACTTGCCTTCGGCAAATGTTGAAAAAGTTAAGCAAGAAATTGAGTCAACAATTGGAATTTCAGCTCAAAATGCAATTCTCATTTCGGCAAAAAACGGCATTGGGATTGAAGATGTCCTTGAGGCAATTGTAAAATATATCCCGCCTCCTAAATATTCAAGCGAAAAAGATCCTTTAAAAGCTTTGGTTTTTGATTCTTATTTTGATATTTATCGTGGTGTTGTAATTTTTGTTCGTGTTGTAACTGGAAAAATTAGTGTCGGAAATACTTTTAAATTTATGGCAAATAATTTAAAATTTTCCGTAATTGAGCTAGGAATTTCTAATCCAAATCAGGTCAAAAAAAATGAACTAGTTGCTGGCGAAGTTGGCTGAATTGCCGCCTCAATCCGTAATGCAAAAGATGTAAATGTTGGTGATACAATAACTTTGGTTGAAAATCCGGCCGACTCGCCGCTTCCTGGTTATAAAAAAATGGTGCCGGTGATGTATACAGGATTTTATCCGATTGATTCACAGCAATATAACCTTTTAAAAGACTCGCTTGAAAAAATTTCGCTTTCAGATTCATCAATAATTTATGAGCCAGAGTCGTCAAAAGCACTTGGTTTTGGTTTTCGCATCGGGTTTTTAGGCCTTTTACATATGGAAATTTTGCAAGAACGGCTTGAAAGAGAATTCAATGTCGGAATTATTGCCACCGCACCTTCTGTAGAATTTGAAATAACTCGCACTAACGGTGAGATTCAAAAAATTTCCAATCCAAGTTTATTTCCTGAACCTAATTTTATTAGCGAAATTAGTGAACCTTTTATTTTAGCGAAAATTTTTCTACCTGATGAATTTTTAGGGGCAATTATGGGACTTTGTCAAGATCGCCGTGGAATTTACGTTGATCTTGAATATATTGATGATTTTCGTCGCCGTTTAATTTATAAATTACCTTTAGTTGAAGTGATTTTTGACTTTTTTGATCGTTTAAAATCACTTTCAAAAGGATATGCTTCTTTTGAATATGAGCTAATTGGACTGCAACCTTCAAAATTAGTTAAGTTAGATATTTTACTTAATGGTCAAAAAATCGATGCCCTTTCAATGATAGTTCATAAAGATTTTTCTTATCCAAAAGCGCGCGATTTAACGCAAAAATTAAAAGAAATAATTCCAAGACACTCATTTGAGGTGCCAGTTCAGGCCGTTATTGGCTCAAAAGTTATTGCACGTGAGACAATTAAGGCTTATCGTAAAGATGTTACTGCTAAATTATATGGTGGTGATGTCACCAGAAGAAAAAAACTTTTAGAAAAACAAAAAGCTGGAAAAAAACGAATGAAATCATTCGGGGTTGTTGATGTTCCTCAAGAAGCATTTTTAGCAATTTTAAAAACTAACATTAACGAAAAATAGTGTATAATTCTACAAAAGGGGAAAAATTTAGGAAAAATATATTAGTTTTTTCTACTTTTGTGAAATTATGAAAAAAAGACAGAACTTTAATAACAGCAACTACCATAAACGACCTAGTTTTTCAAATTCAGCCTATCGTGAGCCTAGGTACTATAAAAACACACAAAATCGTCCTAATGTTCAAGAAGATTTTGATGATTCAGATGAATATTTTGCCCAAAAAAATCATTACCGACCAGAATATAGAAGTCCGCAAAATTATTCAAACCATTTAATCGAAGAAAATTATTATCAGGGAATGGAACAAAAAACTCTTCAACAAGAGGCAAATGCTTTTATTTCAAAAGAAGTGAGAAAAATTTTTGGACTTGAATTAATTTTTTTACCACTAAAGGCACTTTTTTGACTCTTGGCTTTTTTAGCAATACTAACTGTTTCACTGCTTTGAGTTTATGAGTATATTCCAAGTTGAAATTATGAGCAAAAATATTTACCACTTTTGATAATTCCCGGAATTATCGGTGCAATTATAATATTTTTATTTGTAAAAACCATGTTAGACTATCGGGCAATTAAAAAATCTGTTGAATATTTCCGTTCACAGCTTAGAAATAATTCTCACAGACTTGAAATGCCGCCGA
The DNA window shown above is from Mesomycoplasma ovipneumoniae and carries:
- a CDS encoding MSC_0882 family membrane protein, producing the protein MKKRQNFNNSNYHKRPSFSNSAYREPRYYKNTQNRPNVQEDFDDSDEYFAQKNHYRPEYRSPQNYSNHLIEENYYQGMEQKTLQQEANAFISKEVRKIFGLELIFLPLKALFWLLAFLAILTVSLLWVYEYIPSWNYEQKYLPLLIIPGIIGAIIIFLFVKTMLDYRAIKKSVEYFRSQLRNNSHRLEMPPMIPWLVKKLNQKEVNAIWLAAFSLFATVILGLVYWITLKYYPEKNIQFSTEFIISMVSTGGFFILMLVYDLTLRRRLSNIEAIFGHVYRKNINIESIRFRRHMLWAIFTIVIFLILRKIAKRKKIIT
- the cmk gene encoding (d)CMP kinase; protein product: MSFKKINIAIDGPSGVGKSSIAKQIALKFDYLFINTGALYRAVALFCQNHKINAEKETQVTKKWDPNVLLLDEKGDVWLENQNVTELLRDDLISKNAAIIAQYGKIRADITQLLHDFQRNNKGIVVEGRDTTYNIMPDADLKIFLWGDAQTRAKRRLKQNACLNLETNFPEVLKSIERRDYLDMSRKINPLKKTIDSIFIDTTNFNQDEIVEQISKLVMRKISQLEN
- a CDS encoding DnaJ C-terminal domain-containing protein, with product MAKQDYYKTLGIDKNATLSDIKKAYRNLVNIYHPDKNTKKSPEEQKQAEEKFKEIQEAYEILSDDSKRSQYDRYGHSAFDQQGGGGFSGFGGFDFADIFSSFTSGFGFGSSRRSQKYSGPLKGENLTARIYISFIESILGTKVSQKLTKYSQCDQCKGTGANSDSDIKTCSNCHGQGVQNEIINIPGFGRMQNQTTCSVCSGSGKTVTKSCKKCRGKTIIETKEEIEISIPAGIRDGMFIRVAGFGGPGHKGGPSGDLNIEINIRPHKYFSRSGNDIHVEMPVSIVDIINENKVEVPSPTGMKSLQLYSHYKSGQTVIIARAGAPDPQNQRIIGDLRVKLVFYVPEFNSRQKNELNQVFSQIKDKVKTKWLKEFQ
- the der gene encoding ribosome biogenesis GTPase Der; this encodes MKNLVALVGKANVGKSTLFNRIVGKKISITDPTPGVTRDRIYENAHWNSKDFTLIDTGGIQIETKNFQELIRIQLQIAIEEAQILIWVLDGTAGIDSEDHFVLNLLRKSQKKIILVANKLDNSKNFDPSIYELGFEKIFGISALHGQGVGDLLDFLVSNFEKTAKNQQSFFKLAIIGRPNAGKSSLLNRILGQNRSIISDIPGTTRDSISGLWKLEGQTFEIIDTAGIKKKSKLVESVDFYALIRAFRSLDDADLSLILIDATQDIHHFDLRIAGYAWERNKPIIIVINKWDLIEKNTLTQQQFVKKVREKFKFLDWAPIVFISAKTGEKIHKLAEQIFETKKNLSKKIPTNHLNQFLMEIQLIQPHPNVNGKKVFFNFISQISAKIPSFVFFVTDKNLVHFSYQRYIDNQIRKYFDFFGCPIKIIYKNIKKSGKIS
- a CDS encoding HU family DNA-binding protein encodes the protein MNKKELIEQIANETNLPVKNVELVLNQFFGITADVVKKQGKLVINSFGTFQGVFKPASSSFNPLTKSQITVEAKTTIRFKPSKVLKDYIA
- the lepA gene encoding translation elongation factor 4, which produces MENTKIRNFAIIAHIDHGKSTLADRILEFTNTVSKRELKDQHLDSMDLEKERGITIKLNAVQIRYNSYIFHLIDTPGHVDFTYEVSRSLAATEGALLLVDASQGIQAQTLANVYLALENNLEIIPIINKIDLPSANVEKVKQEIESTIGISAQNAILISAKNGIGIEDVLEAIVKYIPPPKYSSEKDPLKALVFDSYFDIYRGVVIFVRVVTGKISVGNTFKFMANNLKFSVIELGISNPNQVKKNELVAGEVGWIAASIRNAKDVNVGDTITLVENPADSPLPGYKKMVPVMYTGFYPIDSQQYNLLKDSLEKISLSDSSIIYEPESSKALGFGFRIGFLGLLHMEILQERLEREFNVGIIATAPSVEFEITRTNGEIQKISNPSLFPEPNFISEISEPFILAKIFLPDEFLGAIMGLCQDRRGIYVDLEYIDDFRRRLIYKLPLVEVIFDFFDRLKSLSKGYASFEYELIGLQPSKLVKLDILLNGQKIDALSMIVHKDFSYPKARDLTQKLKEIIPRHSFEVPVQAVIGSKVIARETIKAYRKDVTAKLYGGDVTRRKKLLEKQKAGKKRMKSFGVVDVPQEAFLAILKTNINEK